The Candida orthopsilosis Co 90-125, chromosome 3 draft sequence sequence GGGGTCGTTCGCCAGTGATTTCTGGTTTCCTTGGCTGGAAAGTGGGGATTGTGAATTTCCCACTGCTGGCGTGTGTCCTTGCGAGTCGTTACCAGAATTTGTTTGTACGGTCGCTTGTTGCGACATGGTTCTTGATAACGGTACCGGCCTCCCATTAACTATATTGCCATTTGGTTGTAGGTTCTGTGTATTCGTGGGGACAGATTGTACACTAACAGTACTTCCGTTGAAGTTTGAGTTTCGTTGCAATCCTGGCCTGGATGTATTAGGAACGCTTTCATTGCCTATTTCCATTTGCTGAGCGGAATTTCCATTTGGCTGTCTCATAAATTGTTGTGCAGGAGTTCTGTTTGGTCTTTGATGTTGGACTCCACTGTTATTTCCTGCTAGTGAATTAATTGCTTGCCGTTGAAatggctgttgttgttgttgttgttgttgttgttgttgtggtagTGGTGCAGACTGTAATGGCTGTTGGAACTGGTTATGAGGAGTTTGAGCAAAAACCTGCTGTTGGTGCAGCTGCGAATTAACGTTCATCAAATGAGTGATATTAAAAATGTCCCGACCACGCTGGGAATTTTATTTTCCTTATCGAAGATGGTacaagaatttcaattttcaaaagtgaTTTTTGTCTCCCTTGACAgattttttgtttatcatGACAATCTCtgatatttttttattcaaagtTTTTCTTGCCCTTTTTCTAATGATACAAGGGTGCAAAGGCATTTTTGAAGCATGACCTCTAATGCAAAGTAGATTGCTATACTATTTACTCATACGACACTATTTATAAGCAAGTACTGAATTACCATTTAAAGAAGTTGTATTGTTAACATAACGTATCAAAGCAGGGTGATTTAAGGTTGCCCTTCTTTCCTTATAGTATGACTttgaatcttcatcaattccaaCCGATCCTTCTTTATCCTCAGCTATGGTTTCCcttgattttgttgctcttcttttcaatagcTTATTTAATGTATCTCGTTTCTCCTCTTCCAAAATCTTATTCTTATAATCCTGCCTCTTTCGTGCATTCTCGGCTTTTCTCAATGctatttcttcttcagtcTCCTCTTTAACCTTCTTATGTTTTGGCTTCTTTCCACTTGCATCCAATTCGAAATATGGGTCTTCTATTGCACCAGAAACGTCAGTATTGAGTCGTGCTCTTTGCCTTTCTGTCATTTTGGATACATCATTGACAGAGCTTGGAATgtattcttcttcctcatctGTAAGTAGTAGTTCAGGGTCCAAATCTGGATGTTGCGGCTTACGGACAGGTACTGCTTTTACTTTTACTCTTTTGGTACCTTTTGGAGGGGTTTCTATCTCAGACAAATCTTCAGAAAAGTCATCTCCATCGTCTTGGTAGTAGTTCATCTGTATTTTTCGCGTGTTTCTCGAACTTCCTAATGTGGTGGATGGGATATCACTCACGGCTTTTCCGTCTTTCCTCGTGGGTGGTTTGATTTTaatcttgattgattttttaCCTTTCCCCTGTGTAGTTCCTCTTTTCAATGGTACATCACGCTCACCATACTCATTATCATCCTTTGGTTCCAAATCATCGTCCATGTCCGAGGGctcattttcaaagttggcGTCcatatcttcttcttcctcttcgTCGTTACTCAAACTTGCCAATTCTTTATCAAGatcctcttcctcttctccCAGAATATCCTCGGATCTAGAAACTGCCTTTCTTTGTCTACTTTGAGCTGCGGATCTTGATTTGTTGCGTTGTGGTTGGTAATCCTCCTCCTCATCATAAGCATCTATGTCTTCATTGTCATTTGAATCTGTTTCTAGTGGCGACTCTTCATCTGAAAAATTTGTGTTTGAttcgtcttcttcttcactacTGATAATAATCTTTGGTTTCGCCATTGCTGTGTTATAGATATAATGCTTGGTCGCAACTCGTGATGAAATGCGTTGGAATTAGAATATTTACTTATTTTTTCTACCACTTACAATAGTAGAAATATAGTATTGACCAAACAGAGTAAAACTTCCCAAGaaatcaattacaaatcTATAACGTATAATCACAGAGTTCTATTAAACCTGCCCACTCATATACAATCCTTTTATACTTCTAACTTCATTCTttgtatcaacaacaatattcCTTTTCTTAGTTTTACCACCACTAGGTCCAGCTTCCAAACCAGTATCCAAAGTGAAAAACTCTTGATCATCAAAGTATACCAAATctgatttgttttgtaaatcCTTGATTGCAAAGTTGACACCTTTATAATTCGTGAAATCTTCCATTGACCAGTGCTTAACATAAGTATTGAGTAATGATGACATTTTCACCATCTTTTGATGTAGCTCCCCCTGTAATAATCTATCCTCTACAGTATTTTGCTTCTCTGGCTGTGATTCCGTTTGAATTATAGCATCAGCATGTAATTTTCCATTCCTTTTAATGGCTACAATAGGTATATAACTCACTTTGGtgatcattttcaaataaataTTCCTCAAGTTCAGTCTCATACATTCAAGGAATTCTAACCTTCGAGAATTTGACGTTTCTAGCAAGGGtttgacaatgaaaaatCCAACCAAGTATGATACTATCAATGCAAGAGACCCACCATTGGTTAATCTGATGAGGTATACCAAAAGACCTGATTTTGGCTTTGTAGATCTCAAGTTGTAAGTCGATGGGTCATATGCTGACTCAGGTATGGTGAGTTTGGGCACATAAGACATGCTAACTAATTTGCTGGAAGGACAATTGAAGAGTAATTTGCGTAGATAAAAATTCTGCGGGGCGATTTTGACTTTAAGCCGTGGTTCTATTCGCTACCAAATATATATTATAGGTACCGTGGGCTATACATGGCATTCTTTCATATACATAGAAGTTCAATCTTTTATATACATTTGCTAAAATTGACTTTGAATTCTATTATAATGcttgttcaattcatcCCCATCGTTAGACTTTTCAGAACTGCTAAAATTTTTCCTTCCATTGTGAACTTTGTTATCACGGACTTTTGAGTTGTTGGCtgtttgttttcttttctgtATTTGTAAGAGCTTTCTCTCCTTCCTTTGAGTTATCTTCTCTTCGTCAATATCATTTGGTACCCAtttacttttcaaaatgcGTCGTATAGCTTCTGGTGATATATGGAAAAACTGAGCCAAATCAATCGTTCTATATTGTGGAAATGTCTCTTTAAGCTCTTTGACTTTGATCATCTCTTGTCTGCTTAGTTTCCGCTTGGGATTCCATTGGTCGTATTTTGACTTCTGTGTTAATACTCTTTTGATCCAAGGCGGAATAGTATGGTTTGGTGATAATTTTGCCCTTCTTGATTGCTCTGCCGATTTCATTTCTTCTAAGAGTGTCTTTGGCTCATGCCTTTTTATACATTTTGTTGGCGGTAGACTTTGAGCACTTTTAGTAGTTGATTTCAATAGCACATCTTTATGAGGAATATTGGATTTAAATCTGTATTGAGCTAGACAGGACAAAGTTAGAGTCGGCCTCAATAAAGAACGTGTAATACTGTAATACACAGTAGAATATCGTATTGTCATTAGAAATTACGACAAGTAAACTTGTGTTGTAGTATatgaattgaaatgaaTATTTGCACTCAGATGAGCTGGGAGAACTGATTAGATACTGCATACAAATATCACCAAAGTGAGCAAACGAAAAGACACAGTTTTAAAAAAACGATCGAAAGTAGGCGTCTAAACAAGcaccttcatcttcattcaCACAACCTTTCTAAGCTTAACAAGAAATGATACTGGATAGTCAGTTGAATACTATTGCATTGACCTTTGGGTTTGCCTCCATTATTTTGATCTTGGTGTATCATGCTATTTCcaccaatatcaacaatcttcAACACAAGAAAAAGGTACAATAAATATAGGCTTCAGTCGCTTGGAAGGGGTTGAACACAGTCCACTCTCGAATTGAATAGGGGACTGAATAATGAGTATACCACATATATAGAGGAATTAATATATATCATTGAATAAGgaacaacatcaactaATGCGGAGGTAACTTTGCATGTTATATTATATTTctaatgaagatgaagaacaTGATAACGGAAGATCATAGGAACCTCAAGAGGGCAACAAGTGCGTGACCAAATTAAAAGGGAATGACATTTGGTTATATGGAAACCTCTCCCCCTCTCATTATCCATGTGTCATAAAAGTCCTAATTGCGACACAAAAATACCAGATAAGAAGAGTATATTTATAGAGCaagcaaagaaaagaaatattgTAAATAGAATAGGAGAATATGAACAAGTGATTGTATAAGTTTATTTGCATATGAGCTAGATTTAGATCTGTAAATGTGTATAACGTGTTAAACCTTAAAAGCTCTTTATGTTAGGGGACCAAATAGAAGAGAACAGcgaatttgatttgagaaAAGGCGGGACAGAAGGAACGacagagaaaaaaattaaaatcattCATACAATAGACAACGGTTATTTGACTATTGTAAAGAGAGTCTATTACCATATTTCATCACTTTATATCAACCACATAAACCATCGCTTTTACAACAAAGACCAAAGGACCAATTATTGCGTCCTTTTAACTATCTCAAACTTATGAACTTGTCATCATATTGCTAACATTTTGcatatcatcaacaacaaattgacTCCTATTTTTACCTTCGTTAATAAAATTTGAACACTTGACTAATAAGCCAATCATATACTTCCTTACACGTCAACACGAAACCCATTATATTAGCATTAGTGACACTTCGATCATATATTGACACTTTACAGAACACCAACAAACCAAAGATATTCAACCCAATGATCAATACAGAGACA is a genomic window containing:
- a CDS encoding Pex17 peroxin codes for the protein MSYVPKLTIPESAYDPSTYNLRSTKPKSGLLVYLIRLTNGGSLALIVSYLVGFFIVKPLLETSNSRRLEFLECMRSNLRNIYLKMITKVSYIPIVAIKRNGKLHADAIIQTESQPEKQNTVEDRLLQGELHQKMVKMSSLLNTYVKHWSMEDFTNYKGVNFAIKDLQNKSDLVYFDDQEFFTLDTGLEAGPSGGKTKKRNIVVDTKNEVRSIKGLYMSGQV
- a CDS encoding adhesin-like protein, whose translation is MISDSQLNTIALTFGFASIILILVYHAISTNINNLQHKKKVQ